The DNA segment TCGGCTGTGCACCGGAGATTCCGTACTTGCGGTCGATGACGTAGAAGGGCACACCGGAGATTCCGAGGGTGCGGGCTTCCTCGATGTCACGGCGGACGTCATCGGAGAACCGGTCCCCGGCGACGGTTTCGCGGATCTCTTCCTCGCTGATGCCGGTGCCGGTGCCGGTGCCGATGGAGATGAGGACGTCCACGTTGGAGGTGTCCAGTCCCTGCTCGAAGTGCGCCGACAGGACAGCTTCCTTGGCAGCGTCTCCGTGTCCGTGGGACCGGGCCAGGTGGAGGAAGCGGTGGGCGGTGAAGCTGTTGCCGACAACGGCGCGGTCGAGGTCGAAGTTCAATCCCTCGCCCTTGGCCTGCGCCAGGAGGGTCTCCCACATCTGCCTTACCTGCTCCGGAGAGATGCCCTTGCGCTTGGCGAGGTACTGCTCGTAGGTGCCGTCGTAGTGGGTGGGAAGGCTGGGATCGAGCTGGTAGCTCTTCCATATGACTTCCACGCTCTCGCGGTGGGGGAAGTCCGCGAGGGCCTTCTCGAAACGGCGTTTGCCCACGTAACACCAAGGGCATTTCACATCGGACCAGATCTCAATTGTTGTCATAGCGCTCAGCATACACTCGCATTGACAACCATCGATATGTGTCTTCATACTCGGTAGCACGGACCGCAGCCGGCAGCTCTTGAACGCTCCGGCTCATGAGATCCGACACCGCCACCCGGCACCGCCACCACATAGCATCGCCGTCACACGACCACGGCACACCTGCTGAACCTGCTCTTCACCGGCACAATCGAGGACCCGAGGGGCACCTACATGAGGGACATTCACAGCGGACGAATCATTCCCGCAGGCTCCGGCCCCGCCGGATACACCTGGGGATCCATGCCACCGGGCCGCCCCCGGCACCGCGGGTCATCACCGGCGGTGCCCCGGCGAACACGTCGCAGGCCGGGAACACCCGGCTTCCTCAACGGTGCCCGGGACCGTCAATGAAGAACCGCCGCCGGCATGCGGCACGCTTCGGCCCGGTTTTCGAGGGCCAATACGCTCCCGCCGACGCGCTCCCGGGGAAAACCAGGGCCGCCGCTCCCGAGGGGAACACCCATCAGGCACCGGGCGCGGTCCCCGCTCCCGAGTCAGCAGACGGGGAACCCGGTCTGCCCGATGGGAGGCACCAGGGCGTCGGCATGGGTGGCGGCTCCGTCCTGGACGAAGCGCTGTTTCCTGCGCGCTTCGCCGACACGGTAACCGTCGTCGGCCGCGGCCTGCCGCTGCCGGCGTCGACGATACCGGCGGATGGGAGTACCACTGGAAGCACCGGGCAGGGTCGTGGGTGCGGCGGGGCGGGTGGAGAGCTGCGAACCGACGCTGCCGGTGCTCCCGTAAGCCGGGCCGGCAGCCCTGGTGAGGCTGGGGTGGGCCTGTGAGCGGTATTGATCGGGACCGACCCCGTGGAGGGCTGGCGGCCATGTGCGTCGCGCAGACGACGAGCTGGGGCCTGCTCTATTACTCGTTGCCGGTGGCCCTTGTTCCGATTGGCGCGGACACGGGGTGGTCTGTTGCCGCGATGACGGCCGCGTTCTCCGCGGGCCTGATCGTTTCCGCGATTGTCGGCGTGCGGGTGGGACGCGCCCTTGACCGCACCGGGCCGAGGCTGCTCATGAGCACCGGCAGCGTCATCGGCGTCGTGGCGTTGCTTCTGGTGGGCGGTGCCCCCAATTTTGCGGTGTTCGCGGCCGCGTGGCTGGTGGCGGGATTCGCCCAGGCTGCTGTGTTCTATCAGCCGGCGTTCGTGGTCATTACCCGCTGGTACGGTCCGGACCGGGTGCGCGCATTGACGGTTCTGACCTTAGTGGCTGGGTTTGCGTCAACGATCTTCGCCCCGGTCACCGCCGCCCTGGTCGATGGTCTGGGATGGCGCGGCGCCTATGTTGTTCTGGCCGGGATCCTGGCTGTGGTCACGATTCCGCTGCACTGGTTTTTCCTCAACGCCCGCTGGTCCCCAGCGACGGTTTCCCCGGCCAGCACGGAGCCGCCCCAGCACGCCCGGACGGTGTCCGGAAGCTGGCCGTTCCGGTTCCTTCAAACCACGATGGCCCTGTCGACGCTTGCCCTATATGCGGTGACGTTCAATTTGATTGCACTGTTCCTCGAGCGCGGGGTGAGTTACCAGAGTGCGGCGGTGGCCTTCGGTCTTATCGGGGTCGGCCAGGTGATCGGCAGGGTCGCCTATTCCGCCCTGCCCTTGAGCACCACCGCCGTGCAGCGGACCGTAGTTCTTGCAGCGGGCGGGGCTGGATGCGTGTGGGCACTGGCCTTGGTTCCGGGTCCGCCGGCCCTGCTGGTCGTTGTGGCTGTGGTGGCAGGGATGGTGCGCGGGTGCAACACGCTCCTGCAGGCCACGGCGGTGTCAGACCGGTGGGGAACACGGAACTTCGGTGCCCTGCAGGGCGCCTTTGCGGCCCCGGTGACCGCGGTCGGAGCGCTGGCTCCGGCCGCGGGCCCCGCCCTGGCATCCGTGCTCGGGGGCTACCCCGTCATGGCGATGGTGATGGCCGTGCTCGCCACGGTCAGTGTCATCACCGCTGCCCGCACCGGGGCAACCATGGGCCGCTCCGGTCAGTAAGTGGCGGGAGGCAGGAACAGCGGCTGAAGGGGGCGAAAGTACGGGCTGGACCCCGCGGAGCGCCGGGGCCGGCGGGCAGAGGCGGCTGTGCCCTACCGGGTTTCGGTGAGGACGCCGGCGAGGAAGTCCAGGGCTCCGGGCACAACGGAATAGTACGCCCAGACGCCGCGCTTCTCGCGGCGAAGGATACCCGCGTCGACGAGGATCTTCAGGTGGTGGGACACCGTCGGCTGCCCCAGGTCCAGCGGTTCGGTCAGGTCGCACACACAGGCTTCGTGTGCGGTGCTGGAGGAGATCAGGGATACCAGGCGCAGCCGGTGGGGGTCAGCGATTGCCTTGAACTGTTTGGCCAGCTCCTCGGCCCGGCCTGGCGTCAGCGCAGGAGACCCGGACGCCACGCAGCAGCGGGCCTCTTCGAGCTCGCCATTCTGGGCAGGACCCGTCGCTTCGTTCGCTGCCAGGTCCGCTGGTCCGGACTGAGGGATCGTTGTCATGTATCCAGCATACTCGGCATTGACAACCATCGATATGTTGCTGAATACTCAATATCGAAGTTGATCGATATATGGGTATGGCATGGGCCCGGCGATCAATTTCTCTCCATCCATGCGCCTCCCCGGTCCGCCGGCATCGGGCGATGAACAAAG comes from the Arthrobacter sp. CAN_C5 genome and includes:
- a CDS encoding DsbA family protein, which produces MTTIEIWSDVKCPWCYVGKRRFEKALADFPHRESVEVIWKSYQLDPSLPTHYDGTYEQYLAKRKGISPEQVRQMWETLLAQAKGEGLNFDLDRAVVGNSFTAHRFLHLARSHGHGDAAKEAVLSAHFEQGLDTSNVDVLISIGTGTGTGISEEEIRETVAGDRFSDDVRRDIEEARTLGISGVPFYVIDRKYGISGAQPTETFRQALDQAWQESHPLVSVVPSADGPACGPEGC
- a CDS encoding MFS transporter produces the protein MSGIDRDRPRGGLAAMCVAQTTSWGLLYYSLPVALVPIGADTGWSVAAMTAAFSAGLIVSAIVGVRVGRALDRTGPRLLMSTGSVIGVVALLLVGGAPNFAVFAAAWLVAGFAQAAVFYQPAFVVITRWYGPDRVRALTVLTLVAGFASTIFAPVTAALVDGLGWRGAYVVLAGILAVVTIPLHWFFLNARWSPATVSPASTEPPQHARTVSGSWPFRFLQTTMALSTLALYAVTFNLIALFLERGVSYQSAAVAFGLIGVGQVIGRVAYSALPLSTTAVQRTVVLAAGGAGCVWALALVPGPPALLVVVAVVAGMVRGCNTLLQATAVSDRWGTRNFGALQGAFAAPVTAVGALAPAAGPALASVLGGYPVMAMVMAVLATVSVITAARTGATMGRSGQ
- a CDS encoding helix-turn-helix transcriptional regulator, whose product is MTTIPQSGPADLAANEATGPAQNGELEEARCCVASGSPALTPGRAEELAKQFKAIADPHRLRLVSLISSSTAHEACVCDLTEPLDLGQPTVSHHLKILVDAGILRREKRGVWAYYSVVPGALDFLAGVLTETR